Part of the Vagococcus teuberi genome, TGCTTGTACAGTTGTTGTACCAGATTTCCAATTATCATTAGCAATTGGTAAACGTGGACAAAATGCTAGACTAGCAGCAAAATTAACAGGTTATAAAATTGATATTAAACCTGAGTCTGAATGGGAAAAAATTGCAGCTGAAAATGAAGAGGAATTACTAGAAGAAGTTCTTGAAGCAAACGAAGAATTATTTGTGGAAGAAATTCTAGAAGATGCTATTGATGATATCTCTCAAGAAGTAACTGAAGAGGTTGATCTAGTAGAAGAAGATGAAAAATAAAATCACTTTTTTGGAGGCGAAATAGATGAAACAAAGAAAAATTCCAATGCGTAAATGTGTTGTATCGAATGAAATGAAACCTAAAAAAGAAATGATTCGTATCGTTCGTTCTAAAGAGGGCGACATTTCAATTGATCCAACTGGAAAAATGCCTGGTAGAGGGGCATATCTATCTATGGAACCAGAAGTTGTCCAAAAAAGTTGGGATCACAAGATTTTAGATAGAGTGCTAAACGATACGTTGACAGATAAATTCTATCAAGAGTTGCTAGACTATGTGTCACACCAAAAGGCAAGGAGAGAATTATTCGGAAATGGAAAATAAACAACGATTTCTTAATCTCTTAGGTTTAGCAATGAAAGCTGGTAAACTTGTTACCGGCGAAGAAACTACTTTACAGTCAGTCAGAAAAAATACTGTAAATTTGGTAATTTTAGCAAGTGACGCAAGTGAAAATACCGAAAAAAAAATGAGAGACAAGTGTCATAGCTATCATACAAAATTGATTTCGCCATGCACCTCAGCCGAACTGAGTTCAGCTATTGGCAAAAATCGTATGATTGTCGGGGTATGTGACACCGGATTTTCTCGAAAGATGTGTGAACTAATGACAGAATAGGACGGTGAGAGAATGAGTAAAAAACGCGTATATGAATTAGCAAAAGAACTAAATGTTCCTAGTAAAGATATCGTAGAAAAAGCTCAGTCCGCAGGTGTTGATGTAAAAAATCACATGAGTACATTAACTGACTCAGACATTAGTAAAGTCAAACACCTATTAGCACCTTCAAAAGCTAAGGGACAAGATAATAAAAAACCTGGTCAAGCACCAGTTAAAAAAAATAATCATTCTGATAAAAAATCAGAAAATAATGATAACAGTAAGGGTAATCGAGTGAATAATCAGAACCAAAACAAACAACAACCAACGAATAAATCAAACAATAATCAAAATGCATCAGCTAACGGAACTAAAAAACCAGCTGGAAATACTAATAGTCAACCAAACAGAAATAATAATTCGACTGGAAACAATAATAACAACCAAAATAAAGGTGGAAACCGTAATAACAATGGTAACCGTCCTTATCAAGGTAATCAAAACAACCGTTATAACAAAAATAACAAACGACGCAACAATAAAAAAGGGAAACATCAAACATCTAATAAACCAGCTGTACCACCACGTAAATTTAAAGAATTACCAGAAGTGTTAGTTTACACTGAAGGGATGAACGTAGCAGATATTGCTAAGAAAATTTACCGTGAACCAGCAGAAATTATTAAAAAATTATTCCTATTAGGTGTGATGGTTAACCAAAACCAAGCGTTAGATAAAGACACAATTGAATTATTAGCGACTGATTATGGTATTGAAGCAGAAGAAAAAGTTCAAGAAGACGTAGCAGATATTGATAAATTCTTTGAATCTGAAGTCGTTGATCCGGACAAATTAGTTAGTCGTCCGCCAGTTGTTACTGTTATGGGGCACGTTGACCACGGTAAAACAACCCTGTTAGATACATTAAGAAATGCTAAAGTAACTTCAGGTGAAGCTGGAGGTATCACGCAACATATTGGTGCCTACCAAATTGATATTGATGGCAAACCAATTACATTCTTAGATACACCAGGACATGCGGCATTTACAAG contains:
- the rnpM gene encoding RNase P modulator RnpM; amino-acid sequence: MKQRKIPMRKCVVSNEMKPKKEMIRIVRSKEGDISIDPTGKMPGRGAYLSMEPEVVQKSWDHKILDRVLNDTLTDKFYQELLDYVSHQKARRELFGNGK
- a CDS encoding L7Ae/L30e/S12e/Gadd45 family ribosomal protein, with translation MENKQRFLNLLGLAMKAGKLVTGEETTLQSVRKNTVNLVILASDASENTEKKMRDKCHSYHTKLISPCTSAELSSAIGKNRMIVGVCDTGFSRKMCELMTE